The Micromonospora sediminicola genome contains a region encoding:
- the trpS gene encoding tryptophan--tRNA ligase, whose protein sequence is MSDVPARPRVFSGIQPTADSFHLGNYLGALRHWVALQESHDAFYCVVDLHAITAGHEPKVLKQRSRVAAAQLFALGIDPDRSTLFVQSQVPEHPQLAWVLGCITGFGEAGRMTQFKDKSQKQGSERASVGLFTYPILQAADILLYQANAVPVGEDQRQHLELSRDLAQRFNSLFGPTFTMPAPHIVKDTAKITDLQDPTAKMSKSSSSPAGIIDLLEDPARSAKKIRSAVTDTGREIVFDAEGKPGISNLLTIYSALSGRGIDDLVAAYDGKGYGDLKKDLAEVVREFVTPIQARTNGYLDDPAQLDKLLARGAEKARAVAAETLRTAYERVGFFPPVRFE, encoded by the coding sequence ATGTCCGACGTACCCGCCCGGCCGCGCGTCTTCTCCGGCATCCAGCCGACCGCCGACTCGTTCCACCTCGGCAACTACCTGGGCGCGCTGCGGCACTGGGTGGCCCTGCAGGAGAGCCACGACGCGTTCTACTGCGTGGTGGACCTGCACGCGATCACCGCCGGGCACGAACCGAAGGTGCTCAAGCAGCGCAGCCGGGTGGCCGCCGCGCAGCTCTTCGCGCTGGGCATCGACCCGGACCGCAGCACCCTGTTCGTCCAGTCGCAGGTGCCCGAGCACCCGCAGCTGGCCTGGGTGCTCGGCTGCATCACCGGCTTCGGCGAGGCCGGCCGGATGACCCAGTTCAAGGACAAGTCGCAGAAGCAGGGCAGCGAGCGGGCCAGCGTCGGCCTGTTCACCTACCCGATCCTGCAGGCCGCCGACATCCTGCTCTACCAGGCGAACGCGGTGCCGGTCGGCGAGGACCAGCGGCAGCACCTGGAGCTCTCGCGCGACCTGGCCCAGCGGTTCAACTCGCTGTTCGGGCCGACCTTCACGATGCCCGCCCCGCACATCGTGAAGGACACCGCGAAGATCACCGACCTGCAGGACCCGACGGCCAAGATGTCGAAGTCGTCCTCCTCGCCGGCCGGGATCATCGACCTCCTGGAGGATCCGGCCCGCTCGGCCAAGAAGATCCGCTCGGCGGTCACCGACACCGGCCGCGAGATCGTCTTCGACGCCGAGGGCAAGCCGGGCATCTCCAACCTGCTGACCATCTACTCCGCGCTCTCCGGCCGCGGCATCGACGACCTGGTCGCCGCGTACGACGGCAAGGGCTACGGCGACCTGAAGAAGGACCTCGCCGAGGTGGTGCGGGAGTTCGTCACGCCGATCCAGGCGCGCACCAACGGCTACCTGGACGACCCGGCCCAGCTCGACAAGCTGCTCGCCCGGGGCGCGGAGAAGGCCCGGGCGGTGGCGGCCGAGACGCTGCGCACCGCGTACGAGCGGGTGGGCTTCTTCCCGCCGGTACGGTTCGAGTAG
- a CDS encoding hemolysin family protein, translating to MREAGGPGPRRRPPGRPRREPGPLARTVARLVVRAADGATRLVTDLLGASPTAGRERISEAELRDLVAANTLLDPDERRIIDEVLVAGARLVREVMVPRTEVVFLAAGLPVAAAQRLVRDDPHTRYPVVDGTHDDVVGLVHLRDVLLRPGPDARVTVGELTREVKRLPDSKRVLAALTEMRREGHHLAVVVDEYGGTAGIVTCEDLVEELVGEIHDEGHGPPDAEPAGLPAVVDGRLNLTDFAERTGVPLPAGPYETVGGYVMAALGRLPVAGDEVPVAVDPVDGSGPADPEGWLLRVLALDGRRVSRLVVSAARLPEPRREVSGPPPAVPARPAGPS from the coding sequence ATGCGGGAGGCAGGTGGTCCCGGGCCTCGGCGGCGACCGCCGGGGCGGCCCCGGCGCGAACCCGGCCCGCTCGCCCGGACCGTGGCCCGCCTCGTGGTCCGCGCCGCCGACGGCGCCACCCGCCTGGTCACCGACCTGCTCGGGGCGAGCCCCACCGCCGGCCGCGAGCGGATCAGCGAGGCGGAGCTGCGCGACCTGGTCGCGGCGAACACGCTGCTCGACCCGGACGAGCGGCGGATCATCGACGAGGTGCTGGTGGCCGGCGCGCGGCTGGTCCGCGAGGTGATGGTGCCCCGCACCGAGGTGGTCTTCCTCGCCGCCGGCCTGCCCGTGGCCGCGGCGCAGCGGCTGGTCCGCGACGACCCGCACACCCGCTACCCCGTGGTCGACGGCACCCACGACGACGTGGTCGGCTTGGTGCACCTGCGCGACGTGCTGCTGCGCCCGGGCCCGGACGCCCGGGTCACCGTCGGCGAGCTGACCCGTGAGGTCAAGCGGCTGCCGGACAGCAAACGGGTGCTCGCGGCGCTGACCGAGATGCGCCGCGAGGGCCACCACCTGGCCGTGGTGGTCGACGAGTACGGCGGCACCGCCGGCATCGTGACCTGCGAGGACCTGGTCGAGGAACTGGTCGGGGAGATCCACGACGAGGGCCACGGGCCGCCCGACGCCGAGCCCGCCGGTCTGCCCGCCGTGGTCGACGGTCGGCTCAACCTGACCGACTTCGCCGAGCGCACCGGGGTGCCGTTGCCCGCCGGCCCGTACGAGACGGTCGGCGGCTACGTGATGGCCGCGCTGGGCCGGCTGCCGGTGGCCGGCGACGAGGTGCCGGTGGCCGTCGACCCGGTCGACGGATCGGGACCGGCCGATCCGGAGGGCTGGCTGCTGCGGGTGCTGGCGCTCGACGGCCGACGGGTGTCCCGCCTGGTGGTCTCCGCGGCGCGGCTGCCCGAGCCCCGGCGCGAGGTCAGCGGCCCGCCGCCGGCCGTACCCGCCCGACCCGCCGGCCCGTCATGA
- the galE gene encoding UDP-glucose 4-epimerase GalE — protein MKLLVTGGAGYIGSVVTRMLLDHGHQVTVLDDLRTGHREALAPEATHVELSVHEAARVLTPDAGFDGVLHFAALIAAGESMIKPELYWHTNTVGSLALIDAVRAARVPRMVFSSTAAVYGNPTELPIPETAVKAPTNTYGATKLAVDMALTSEAVAHDLGAVSLRYFNVAGAYLHDGLAIGERHEPETHLIPIALDVAAGRREKLQLFGDDYPTVDGTCVRDYIHVEDLARAHLLALDAATPGRHRIYNLGNGNGFTNRQVVDVVREVTGHPVPVEVAPRREGDPAELVASSALARDELGWTPAKPTLHDMVGDAWAFYREHVGRPA, from the coding sequence GTGAAACTGCTCGTCACCGGCGGCGCCGGCTACATCGGCAGCGTGGTGACCCGGATGCTGCTCGACCACGGCCACCAGGTGACCGTGCTGGACGACCTGCGCACCGGCCACCGCGAGGCGCTCGCCCCCGAGGCGACGCACGTCGAGCTGTCGGTGCACGAGGCCGCCCGGGTGCTCACCCCCGACGCCGGGTTCGACGGCGTGCTGCACTTCGCCGCCCTGATCGCCGCCGGCGAGTCGATGATCAAGCCGGAGCTCTACTGGCACACCAACACCGTCGGCTCACTCGCCCTGATCGACGCGGTCCGCGCCGCCCGGGTGCCCCGGATGGTGTTCTCCTCCACCGCCGCCGTCTACGGCAACCCCACCGAGCTGCCCATCCCGGAAACCGCCGTCAAGGCCCCCACCAACACCTACGGCGCGACGAAACTGGCCGTCGACATGGCGCTGACCTCCGAAGCGGTCGCGCACGACCTGGGCGCCGTCTCGCTGCGCTACTTCAACGTCGCCGGGGCCTACCTGCACGACGGGCTCGCCATCGGCGAACGGCACGAACCGGAGACGCACCTCATCCCGATCGCCCTCGACGTGGCCGCCGGCCGCCGGGAGAAGCTCCAACTCTTCGGCGACGACTACCCCACCGTCGACGGCACCTGCGTGCGCGACTACATCCACGTCGAGGACCTGGCCCGCGCCCACCTGCTCGCCCTCGACGCGGCCACCCCGGGCCGGCACCGGATCTACAACCTGGGCAACGGCAACGGCTTCACCAACCGGCAGGTCGTCGACGTGGTCCGCGAGGTCACCGGCCACCCCGTGCCGGTCGAGGTGGCGCCGCGCCGCGAAGGCGACCCCGCCGAACTGGTCGCGTCGTCCGCCCTGGCCCGCGACGAACTCGGGTGGACGCCGGCGAAGCCGACGCTGCACGACATGGTCGGCGACGCCTGGGCGTTCTACCGCGAGCACGTCGGTCGGCCCGCGTGA
- the galK gene encoding galactokinase, with product MGDGRRGDVTDRATAGFRQRYGAEPAGRWAAPGRVNLIGEHTDYNDGFVLPFALPLRTVVAAAPGPDRRWTVWSELDDEPVEFGAEEADDPGRVDGWAAYVAGVVWALRAAGLDVPGARLAIASDVPVGSGLSSSAAIESAVLAALVDLGALDLPAERWPRLAQRAENDYVGAPTGIMDQSAVIRGREGHALFLDCRTEEVEQIPFDPAAAGLAVLVVDSRAPHRHADGEYAARRKSCERAAATLGVAALRDVPTADLDTALARLDDDETRRRVRHVVTEDQRVLDTVALLRAGRVREIGPLLTASHASMRYDFEITVPEVDTAVEAALAAGAHGARMTGGGFGGCVLALVDADAADTVADAVAAAYAERGFAAPGTLTVQPAGGATRL from the coding sequence GTGGGTGACGGTCGCCGCGGCGACGTCACCGACCGCGCCACCGCCGGCTTCCGGCAGCGGTACGGCGCCGAGCCGGCGGGCCGCTGGGCGGCTCCCGGGCGGGTCAACCTGATCGGCGAGCACACCGACTACAACGACGGCTTCGTGCTGCCCTTCGCGCTGCCGCTGCGTACCGTGGTCGCCGCGGCGCCCGGGCCGGACCGGCGCTGGACGGTCTGGTCGGAGCTGGACGACGAGCCGGTGGAGTTCGGGGCCGAGGAGGCCGACGACCCCGGCCGGGTCGACGGCTGGGCCGCCTACGTGGCCGGGGTGGTGTGGGCGCTGCGCGCCGCCGGCCTCGACGTCCCCGGCGCGCGCCTCGCCATCGCCTCCGACGTCCCGGTCGGCTCCGGGCTCTCCTCGTCGGCCGCGATCGAGTCGGCCGTGCTGGCCGCCCTGGTCGACCTCGGCGCGCTGGACCTGCCCGCCGAGCGCTGGCCCCGGCTCGCCCAGCGGGCCGAGAACGACTACGTCGGCGCGCCCACCGGGATCATGGACCAGTCCGCGGTGATCCGGGGTCGGGAGGGGCACGCGCTCTTCCTCGACTGCCGCACCGAGGAGGTCGAGCAGATCCCGTTCGACCCGGCCGCGGCCGGGCTGGCCGTGCTGGTCGTGGACAGCCGCGCCCCGCACCGGCACGCCGACGGCGAGTACGCCGCCCGGCGCAAGAGCTGCGAGCGGGCCGCCGCGACGCTCGGCGTGGCCGCCCTGCGCGACGTACCCACCGCCGACCTCGACACGGCGCTGGCCCGCCTCGACGACGACGAGACCCGCCGCCGGGTCCGGCACGTGGTCACCGAGGACCAGCGGGTGCTCGACACGGTCGCGTTGCTGCGCGCCGGCCGGGTCCGCGAGATCGGCCCGCTGCTGACCGCGTCGCACGCCTCGATGCGCTACGACTTCGAGATCACCGTGCCGGAGGTCGACACCGCGGTCGAGGCGGCGCTCGCCGCCGGCGCCCACGGCGCGCGGATGACCGGCGGCGGGTTCGGCGGCTGCGTGCTCGCCCTGGTCGACGCGGACGCCGCCGACACGGTGGCCGACGCGGTGGCCGCCGCGTACGCCGAGCGCGGCTTCGCCGCCCCCGGCACGCTCACCGTCCAGCCCGCCGGCGGCGCGACCCGCTTGTAA
- the cysN gene encoding sulfate adenylyltransferase subunit CysN codes for MSVETVAPAEADASARPMDLLRFATAGSVDDGKSTLIGRLLYDTKSLFSDQLAAVEAVSAARGDEYTNLALLTDGLRAEREQGITIDVAYRYFATPRRKFIIADTPGHIQYTRNMVTGASTADLALILVDARKGLVEQSRRHAFLCSLLRVPHLVLCVNKMDLVDWSQEVFERIADEFTAFAAKLDVPDLTVVPISALRGDNIVSRSENMQWYEGPSLLHHLERVHIASDRNLVDVRFPVQYVIRPQSTTVTDYRGYAGQVASGVLKPGDEVMVLPSGFTSRIAAVETADGPVDEAFPPMSVTVRLTDEIDISRGDMICRPNNAPMVAQDIEAMVCWMDESRPLQVGGRYAIKHTTRTARTIVRELHYRLDVNSLHRDESAGELKLNEIGRVRLRTTVPLLADEYRRNRTTGGFVIIDEATNRTVGAGMIVEAG; via the coding sequence ATGAGCGTCGAGACTGTGGCGCCGGCCGAGGCCGACGCGTCGGCCCGGCCGATGGACCTGCTGCGGTTCGCCACCGCCGGCAGCGTCGACGACGGCAAGTCGACCCTGATCGGCCGGCTGCTGTACGACACCAAGTCGCTCTTCAGCGACCAGCTCGCCGCGGTCGAGGCGGTCAGCGCCGCGCGGGGCGACGAATACACCAACCTGGCGCTGCTCACCGACGGCCTGCGCGCCGAGCGGGAGCAGGGCATCACCATCGACGTGGCGTACCGCTACTTCGCCACCCCGCGGCGGAAGTTCATCATCGCCGACACCCCCGGGCACATCCAGTACACCCGGAACATGGTCACCGGCGCCTCCACCGCCGATCTGGCGCTGATCCTGGTGGACGCGCGCAAGGGCCTGGTGGAGCAGTCCCGCCGGCATGCCTTCCTCTGTTCGCTGCTGCGGGTGCCGCACCTGGTCCTGTGCGTGAACAAGATGGACCTGGTCGACTGGTCGCAGGAGGTCTTCGAGCGGATCGCCGACGAGTTCACCGCGTTCGCCGCGAAGCTCGACGTGCCGGACCTGACCGTGGTGCCGATCTCCGCGCTGCGCGGCGACAACATCGTCTCCCGCTCCGAGAACATGCAGTGGTACGAGGGTCCGTCGCTGCTGCACCACCTGGAGCGGGTGCACATCGCCTCCGACCGCAACCTGGTCGACGTGCGGTTCCCGGTGCAGTACGTGATCCGGCCGCAGTCCACCACCGTCACCGACTACCGGGGCTACGCCGGCCAGGTGGCCTCGGGCGTGCTCAAGCCGGGCGACGAGGTGATGGTGCTGCCGTCGGGCTTCACCAGCCGCATCGCCGCGGTGGAGACCGCCGACGGGCCGGTGGACGAGGCGTTCCCGCCGATGTCGGTGACGGTTCGGCTGACTGACGAGATCGACATCTCCCGCGGTGACATGATCTGCCGGCCGAACAACGCGCCGATGGTCGCGCAGGACATCGAGGCGATGGTCTGCTGGATGGACGAGAGCCGGCCGTTGCAGGTCGGCGGCAGGTACGCGATCAAGCACACCACCCGTACGGCGCGGACGATCGTGCGGGAGCTGCACTACCGGTTGGACGTCAACTCGCTGCACCGGGACGAGTCGGCCGGCGAGCTGAAGCTCAACGAGATCGGCCGGGTGCGGCTGCGTACCACCGTCCCGCTGCTCGCCGACGAGTACCGGCGCAACCGCACCACCGGCGGGTTCGTCATCATCGACGAGGCCACCAACCGGACGGTCGGCGCGGGCATGATCGTCGAAGCCGGCTGA
- the cysD gene encoding sulfate adenylyltransferase subunit CysD: protein MTSPAAYQVSHLDALEAESIFVMREVVAEMERPVLLFSGGKDSIVMLRLAQKAFAPANIPFPVMHVDTGHNFPEVLDYRDQRVAELGLQLIVASVPEALNKGMVRESADGMRNRIQTPVLLDAVEKHRFDALFGGARRDEEKARAKERVFSFRDEFGQWDPKNQRPELWSLYNGRHHPGESIRVFPLSNWTELDVWHYIARERIPLPSIYYAHEREVIERDGMFYAVNEFFRARAGEQPFKAQVRYRTVGDASCTAAVRSDADTVEKVIEEVAATRITERGATRGDDRVSEAAMEDRKREGYF, encoded by the coding sequence ATGACGTCCCCCGCCGCGTACCAGGTGTCGCACCTCGACGCGCTCGAGGCGGAGAGCATCTTCGTGATGCGCGAGGTCGTCGCCGAGATGGAGCGGCCGGTGCTGCTCTTCTCCGGCGGCAAGGACTCGATCGTGATGCTCCGGTTGGCCCAGAAGGCGTTCGCGCCGGCCAACATCCCGTTCCCGGTGATGCACGTGGACACCGGGCACAACTTCCCCGAGGTGCTCGACTACCGCGACCAGCGGGTGGCCGAGCTGGGCCTGCAGCTCATCGTGGCCAGCGTGCCGGAGGCCCTGAACAAGGGCATGGTCCGCGAGTCGGCCGACGGCATGCGCAACCGTATCCAGACCCCGGTGCTGCTCGACGCGGTGGAGAAGCACCGGTTCGACGCGCTCTTCGGCGGCGCCCGGCGGGACGAGGAGAAGGCCCGGGCCAAGGAGCGGGTGTTCAGCTTCCGCGACGAGTTCGGCCAGTGGGACCCGAAGAACCAGCGCCCGGAGCTGTGGTCGCTCTACAACGGCCGGCACCACCCCGGTGAGTCGATCCGGGTGTTCCCGCTGTCCAACTGGACCGAGCTGGACGTCTGGCACTACATCGCGCGGGAGCGGATCCCGCTGCCGTCGATCTACTACGCGCACGAGCGCGAGGTGATCGAGCGCGACGGCATGTTCTACGCGGTCAACGAGTTCTTCCGGGCCCGCGCCGGTGAGCAGCCGTTCAAGGCCCAGGTGCGGTACCGGACCGTGGGCGACGCCTCCTGCACCGCGGCGGTCCGCTCGGACGCCGACACGGTGGAGAAGGTGATCGAGGAGGTGGCCGCCACCCGGATCACCGAGCGCGGCGCGACCCGCGGCGACGACCGGGTCAGCGAGGCCGCCATGGAGGACCGCAAGCGAGAGGGCTACTTCTGA
- a CDS encoding inositol monophosphatase family protein — MGSPPMIDGAFARWLASRAGQALMALRAEMGFADAGALRSAGDKISHDLIRTELARWRPADAVLSEEDEGSRLAWTAEVSDEAMPRLTADRVWIVDPLDGTREYAEDGRADWAVHVALWSRHAPSPHGLVAGAVGLPAQHRVLGTDYPPAYPPMRLEAATAAGARTIRLAASRSRPPVFLTDLAEDVGAHLVPMGSAGAKIAAVVTGEVDAYIHAGGQYEWDSAAPVAVATATGLHASRIDGSALEYNGADPRLPDLLVCRKDLAGRLLAALQRHSG, encoded by the coding sequence ATGGGCAGTCCTCCGATGATCGACGGCGCGTTCGCGCGTTGGCTCGCGTCGCGGGCCGGGCAGGCGCTGATGGCCCTGCGCGCGGAGATGGGCTTCGCCGACGCCGGGGCGTTGCGGTCCGCCGGGGACAAGATCTCGCACGACCTGATCCGTACCGAGCTGGCGCGGTGGCGCCCGGCGGACGCGGTGCTGTCGGAGGAGGACGAGGGGTCGCGGCTGGCCTGGACCGCCGAGGTGAGCGACGAGGCGATGCCCCGGCTGACCGCGGACCGGGTGTGGATCGTCGACCCGCTGGACGGCACCCGGGAGTACGCCGAGGACGGGCGCGCGGACTGGGCGGTGCACGTGGCGCTCTGGTCGCGGCACGCGCCCTCGCCGCACGGTCTGGTGGCGGGGGCGGTGGGACTGCCGGCGCAGCACCGGGTGCTGGGCACCGACTACCCGCCGGCGTACCCGCCGATGCGGTTGGAGGCGGCCACGGCGGCCGGCGCGCGGACCATCCGGTTGGCGGCCAGTCGTAGCCGTCCGCCGGTTTTCCTGACCGATCTGGCAGAGGACGTCGGCGCTCATCTGGTCCCGATGGGCTCGGCGGGCGCGAAGATCGCCGCCGTGGTGACCGGCGAGGTCGACGCGTACATCCACGCGGGCGGTCAGTACGAGTGGGACTCGGCCGCTCCGGTCGCTGTGGCGACGGCCACCGGATTGCATGCTTCCCGGATCGACGGTTCTGCGCTGGAATACAACGGGGCCGACCCTCGCCTACCCGATCTGCTGGTCTGCCGCAAGGATCTCGCGGGTCGGTTGCTTGCAGCGCTGCAGCGGCATTCCGGGTAA
- the pth gene encoding aminoacyl-tRNA hydrolase, translated as MTDEAGPWLVVGLGNPGREYAANRHNVGFMVADLLAARVGAKFGRHKRAVAEAAEGRLGFGGPKLVLLKPLTYMNLSGGPVAGLAQFHKIPPARVIAVHDELDIPYGQVRVKCGGGEGGHNGLRSMSKSLGTKDYVRVRFGIGRPPGRQDPADYVLSDFSAAERKELEFLVDRAADVVESVVTKGVEPTQNLYHGG; from the coding sequence GTGACGGACGAGGCGGGGCCGTGGCTGGTGGTCGGCCTGGGCAACCCGGGTCGGGAGTACGCGGCCAACCGGCACAACGTCGGCTTCATGGTGGCCGACCTGCTGGCCGCCCGGGTGGGCGCGAAGTTCGGCCGGCACAAGCGGGCGGTGGCGGAGGCGGCCGAGGGACGGCTGGGGTTCGGCGGCCCGAAGCTGGTGCTGCTGAAGCCGTTGACCTACATGAACCTCTCCGGCGGCCCGGTGGCCGGGCTGGCCCAGTTTCACAAGATCCCGCCGGCCCGGGTGATCGCGGTGCACGACGAGCTGGACATCCCGTACGGGCAGGTGCGGGTCAAGTGCGGCGGGGGCGAGGGCGGCCACAACGGGCTGCGGTCGATGTCGAAGTCGCTCGGCACGAAGGACTATGTCCGGGTGCGGTTCGGGATCGGTCGTCCGCCCGGCCGGCAGGATCCGGCGGACTACGTGCTGTCGGACTTCTCCGCCGCGGAGCGCAAGGAGCTGGAGTTCCTGGTGGACCGCGCGGCGGACGTGGTGGAGTCGGTGGTCACCAAGGGTGTGGAGCCGACGCAGAACCTGTACCACGGGGGTTGA
- a CDS encoding 50S ribosomal protein L25/general stress protein Ctc: MSEVKISAEPRTEFGKGGARRTRRAGKVPAVLYGHGEKPKHIALPARDFAAAIRKGGANQLFAIEVSDGTQVLALPKAIQRDPIKDTFEHVDLLLVRRGEKVTVEVPVQLTGEAAKDTLIVHDHDTLSVTADATKVPDHLEASIEGAEPGTTITAADVELPSGVELATDEETAVASVTAAPTAEQLEATLPEVEVAESEAEAEVGEETAEGEEGTPAEGEPAAEEPKTEA; the protein is encoded by the coding sequence GTGTCCGAGGTAAAGATCAGCGCCGAGCCCCGTACCGAGTTCGGCAAGGGTGGTGCCCGTCGTACCCGCCGGGCCGGCAAGGTGCCCGCCGTGCTGTACGGCCACGGCGAGAAGCCCAAGCACATCGCGTTGCCGGCGCGTGACTTCGCCGCCGCGATCCGCAAGGGCGGCGCGAACCAGCTCTTCGCGATCGAGGTGAGCGACGGCACCCAGGTGCTGGCGCTGCCGAAGGCGATCCAGCGTGACCCGATCAAGGACACCTTCGAGCACGTGGACCTGCTGCTGGTCCGGCGCGGCGAGAAGGTCACCGTCGAGGTCCCGGTCCAGCTGACCGGCGAGGCCGCGAAGGACACCCTGATCGTGCACGACCACGACACCCTGTCGGTGACCGCCGACGCCACCAAGGTGCCGGACCACCTGGAGGCGTCGATCGAGGGCGCCGAGCCGGGCACCACGATCACCGCCGCCGACGTCGAGCTGCCCTCGGGCGTGGAGCTGGCCACCGACGAGGAGACCGCTGTCGCCTCGGTGACCGCCGCCCCGACCGCCGAGCAGCTCGAGGCCACCCTCCCCGAGGTCGAGGTCGCCGAGTCCGAGGCCGAGGCCGAGGTCGGCGAGGAGACCGCCGAGGGCGAAGAGGGCACCCCGGCCGAGGGCGAGCCGGCTGCCGAGGAGCCGAAGACCGAGGCCTGA
- a CDS encoding ribose-phosphate diphosphokinase, whose protein sequence is MGSIVAENRKSLMLFSGRGFPELAKEIGEVLGVAPTPADAYEFANGEIFVRFKDSVRGSDAFVVQSVTHGVNTWVMETLIMVDALKRGSAKRITVVLPFYPYSRQDKKHRGREPISARLVADLLKTAGANRILTVDLHTAQIQGFFDGPVDHLFAMDVLAEYVEHKYAGRPMTVVAPDSGRVRVAERWTDRLGGCPLAFIHKTRDPMKPNQVVANRVVGEVEGRVCLIVDDMIDTGGTITKAADILKESGAAEIVVASTHALLSDPATERLKNSPISEVVVTNTLPLPPEKQLDKLTVLSIAPLLARAIREVFDDGSVTTLFGGLS, encoded by the coding sequence ATGGGCAGCATCGTCGCCGAGAACCGCAAGAGCCTGATGCTCTTTTCCGGACGGGGTTTTCCGGAGCTGGCCAAGGAGATCGGTGAGGTGCTCGGCGTCGCGCCGACACCGGCCGACGCGTACGAATTCGCCAACGGTGAGATCTTCGTACGGTTCAAGGACTCGGTCCGTGGTTCGGACGCCTTCGTGGTGCAGTCCGTGACGCACGGCGTGAACACCTGGGTCATGGAGACCCTGATCATGGTCGACGCGCTGAAGCGTGGTTCGGCCAAGCGGATCACCGTGGTGCTGCCGTTCTACCCCTACTCGCGGCAGGACAAGAAGCACCGCGGCCGGGAGCCGATCTCGGCGCGGCTGGTGGCCGACCTGCTGAAGACCGCGGGCGCGAACCGGATCCTGACGGTGGACCTGCACACCGCGCAGATCCAGGGTTTCTTCGACGGCCCGGTGGACCACCTGTTCGCGATGGACGTGCTGGCCGAGTACGTGGAGCACAAGTACGCCGGCCGCCCGATGACGGTGGTGGCGCCGGACTCGGGCCGGGTGCGGGTGGCCGAGCGCTGGACGGACCGCCTGGGCGGTTGCCCGCTGGCGTTCATCCACAAGACGCGGGACCCGATGAAGCCGAACCAGGTGGTGGCGAACCGCGTGGTCGGTGAGGTCGAGGGCCGGGTCTGCCTGATCGTCGACGACATGATCGACACCGGTGGCACGATCACCAAGGCGGCCGACATCCTCAAGGAGTCGGGGGCGGCGGAGATCGTGGTGGCCTCGACCCACGCGCTGCTGTCCGACCCGGCGACCGAGCGGTTGAAGAACAGCCCGATCAGCGAGGTCGTCGTGACGAACACGCTGCCGCTGCCGCCGGAGAAGCAGCTGGACAAGCTGACCGTGCTGTCGATCGCCCCGCTGCTGGCGCGGGCGATCCGGGAGGTCTTCGACGACGGTTCGGTGACCACCCTGTTCGGTGGCCTGAGCTGA
- a CDS encoding helix-turn-helix domain-containing protein: MTDPLAAEARRLRVEEQLSVAEIRARLGIGRDRVYTLLRGVPPPERTRRPRARDDDRAEAVRLRAAGRSVNQIAEQLGVAKSTAYQWVRHLPLDPDEATAERRRAHSKAMTDARWSAYRESRDAAQAAEHARAAGAVGGLGERDLLLLGAAIYWCEGAKSKPWRRPVTVQFVNSDPGLLALFLRFLDVCGVERAVPTYRVSIHESADAEAAVRWWAQRLRLPADRFRRTVLKRHNPTTVRRNTGDTYHGCLVITVPRSRALYWRIEGMISELFRIADEDRAQEGDP, from the coding sequence ATGACCGATCCGCTCGCCGCCGAGGCGCGCCGTCTGCGCGTCGAGGAACAGCTCTCCGTCGCCGAGATCCGGGCCCGGCTGGGCATCGGTCGTGATCGCGTCTACACGCTGCTGCGCGGTGTGCCGCCCCCCGAACGGACCCGCCGACCCCGTGCCCGGGACGACGACCGTGCCGAGGCCGTGCGGTTGCGCGCGGCCGGCCGGTCGGTCAACCAGATCGCGGAGCAGCTCGGCGTGGCGAAGTCGACGGCCTACCAGTGGGTGCGGCACCTGCCGCTGGATCCGGACGAGGCGACCGCCGAGCGGCGTCGCGCGCACTCCAAGGCGATGACGGACGCCCGCTGGAGCGCCTACCGGGAGTCGCGGGACGCGGCGCAGGCTGCCGAGCATGCCCGGGCGGCGGGTGCGGTCGGCGGCCTCGGGGAGCGGGATCTGCTGCTGCTGGGCGCGGCGATCTACTGGTGTGAGGGGGCCAAGTCCAAGCCGTGGCGGCGGCCGGTGACGGTGCAGTTCGTCAACAGCGACCCCGGTCTGCTGGCCCTGTTCCTGAGGTTCCTCGACGTCTGCGGCGTGGAGCGGGCGGTGCCGACCTACCGGGTGAGCATCCACGAGTCGGCCGACGCCGAGGCTGCCGTCCGGTGGTGGGCGCAGCGGTTGCGCCTCCCTGCGGATCGGTTCCGCCGGACCGTGCTCAAGCGGCACAACCCGACGACGGTGCGGCGGAACACCGGCGACACCTATCACGGGTGCCTGGTGATCACTGTGCCGCGCAGCCGTGCGCTCTACTGGCGGATCGAAGGTATGATCTCCGAGCTGTTCCGGATCGCGGACGAGGATCGAGCCCAAGAGGGCGACCCGTAG